In Candidatus Pantoea floridensis, the genomic window ACTGAAGGACGCTGCGTCGCCAGCACCAGGTGAATACCCGCCGCACGCGCTTTCTGTGCCAGACGAGCAATCAACTCCTCGACTTTCTTACCCACGGCCATCATCAGATCGGCAAATTCATCGACCAACACCACAATGTACGGCAGTTTTTCCAGTACCGGTGGCGTGGTATCCATACTATCGCCCGGCTTCCAGAATGGATCGGGGATTGGTCGGCCCATCGCTGCAGCTTGCTCAATCTTTTCGTTGTAACCCGCAAGGTTACGCACGCCCAATGCTGACATCAGCTTATAGCGACGCTCCATCTCACCCACACTCCAGCGCAGCGCATTCGCCGCATCTTTCATATCGGTAACGACTTCGGTCAGCAGATGCGGAATGCCTTCATAGACTGACAACTCCAGCATTTTGGGGTCGATCATGATAAAGCGCACCTCTTCCGGGGTAGCTTTATACAACATACTGATGATCATGGTGTTAACGCCCACTGATTTACCGGAACCGGTAGTACCAGCAACCAGTAAGTGAGGCATTTTCGCCAAATCAGCCACGACCGGCTGGCCAGCGATGTCTTTACCCAACACCACCGCAAGCGGAGAAGGATTTTCACGGAACTTAGGGCAATCCAGCACTTCGCGCAGATAAACGGTTTGACGATGTTTATTAGGTAACTCAAGCCCAACGTAAGGTTTACCGGGGATCACTTCCACTACGCGTACTGCGACGGCAGAGAGTGAGCGGGCCAGGTCTCGCGACAGATTTGAGATGCGTGAAGCCTTAACGCCCGGCGCCAAATCGAGTTCGAAACGGGTAATAACTGGGCCCGGTGAAATACCAACGACTTCGGCCTTCACACGATAATCGGCCAGTCGCGCTTCAACCAAACGCGCCGTTTGCTCGAGCGCAAACATATCAACGGGTTCTTCCTCTGATGGCGGCGGCGTGAGCAAATCCAATGTTGGCAGCGGCGTAGACGGTCTTTCCAGCGGCTGCTCATGGCGAACCAGGAACGGGTGGAACAAACTGTCCTGAACCGGCGCGGCAGGTTTTACGGGGGCCGCCGGCGCAGAATACACTTCCTGCTCGGGCGAAGACCAGGGGCTGCTTTCTTCACTCAATGAAGGCATCGGTTTAGGTTGTGACGGCTCAGGTTGCTGCCAATGCGCTGGCTCTTCAGCCTCTGGAGCTGCAGAAAGCGTGAACAGCGGCTCGCTTGGGCTATCATCAACCAAATCTTTCATTGGTGAGAAATCAAAGGCAGAAGACGTATCCAGATTAAAGACTGGAGTCTCCTTTTCCGCAGGTTCGTTATAGCGTTGCTGCTGCTGATCGGCAAACTGACGAGCAAGTTGCGCTTGCTGCAACGCATCTTCATCTTCGGGCTCAGCCACATTCTGCCAGCTTTCACCATAACGATTCTGCTGCTGAGACTGGAAGGCCTCACGCAATTGCGCTTCCTGTAACGCAACATCATCCTCATGCGACGTCGCGCTATAGCTGGCCGTCACCTCAGGCTGCTGCTGTTCAGCTTCTTTTGCCTGCTCTTCCGCCATACGTTGTGAAGGCAGCTTAATACCATACGACGCCAATTCACGACGCGTTGGTAATTTGACTTTGTTCGGACGCGGCAATTCTGGGCCAATGCCCTGCTTCACTTGCGGGTTGTAATCACGCTCGGGCACGATATCAAATGCTGGCGAGTAGGCCGAAGTTGATGACGCCGTTTTTATCGCCCCCGCGGCCAATGATGCGGCAGCGGCGGTATTTAATGGCGCTGAAGACGGGGCTGCATCCTGCCAGTTTCCCATGCTTGGGCCTTCGTCATCCTCTGCAGGTGAAAAGGGTGAAGGCACCGGTTCATTTGGCACTTCGAAGCGATAACGCGGTGTCGAGGATTGCACGACCGGTTCCGGTGTCGCAGTAACGGGCTCGGGAGCAAAAGTCGACGCTGGCACGGGTTCAACAGAACGTGGTACAGGTGCAGGTTCTACGGACGCGCTGTTCCCTGGCTGCGCGGCTGCTGGCGCTTGTTGTGCGGCTTGCGTGGTGACAGCAATTGCAGCGGCAGTTGCGGCACTGGCTTTGGCCAGCAGCGGATCATCACCTAAAGCTTCTGTAACGGGTTCGCTAATTTTGCGGGGTTTCGCCAACAATACATCATCGTCTGCGCTTTCAAACTGAGCTGCAGGCAATGAAACCGGCACATCATCAGACTGCTCCTCGTCGTCATACTCCTCTTCCTGCCACGGTTCTTCATGTCGTGAGCGATTACTGGCAAACGTCAGAACGCCCATCACGACACCGCCGATTCTTTCAGCGATAGTCAGCCAGGACCAACCGGTATACAGCGTGATGCCTGCCGCCCATACACACAGCAGCGTCAGCGTGCCGCCCGCTGAACTAAACCAAGGTGCCATGGCATTGCTTACCAGGCTGCCAATAACGCCGCCTGAGGCAAAATACCAGATGTCATCGACGTTCAGCGCAGCAAGACCGCAAGTCGTCACGACTAATGCCAGCACACCAATCAGGCGCAGACCAACGGCAAAGTAGTCGATGTAATCCTGGCGGTCACGCTGACGGAAAGTGATCCAACAAAGACCAATAATGACCGGAGGAATGGCGTAGGCCATCACGCCGAAAATGAATAACAGCGTATCTGCCAGCCATGCGCCGACGCTGCCACCCAGATTATGGATGGGCTCGTGCCATGCGGTTTGTGACCAGCTTGGATCTGAAGGGTTAAAACTAACCAGCGACACCATCAAATAGATGGCGAACAAGGCCACAAGAATGAGCAACGCTTCCAGTAGACGACGTCCACTGCTCAGCGGTTGTAACGAAACATCTTTATCTTCTGTATATTCCTGGCTCAAGAGAACTCTCCAGGTGCCTGTAAATTAAGAAGGCAACAACGTCGGGCATGCCCGACGCTGGTCCTGTATGAATTCACAGGAGTGTACCGAAATCCTGCAAGCTTTGCACCTGCCCTGCACTACCGGGTTTTGATCACCAGACGATTGCTCTGTTTGACCTCTTCCATCACCACGTAGGTACGGGTGTCGTTTACGCCCGGCAGGCGTAGCAAGGTTTCACCCAGCAGCTTACGATAGGCGGACATATCAGGTACGCGCGTTTTCAGCAGGTAGTCAAAGTCACCTGAAACCAGGTGACAC contains:
- a CDS encoding DNA translocase FtsK 4TM domain-containing protein — protein: MSQEYTEDKDVSLQPLSSGRRLLEALLILVALFAIYLMVSLVSFNPSDPSWSQTAWHEPIHNLGGSVGAWLADTLLFIFGVMAYAIPPVIIGLCWITFRQRDRQDYIDYFAVGLRLIGVLALVVTTCGLAALNVDDIWYFASGGVIGSLVSNAMAPWFSSAGGTLTLLCVWAAGITLYTGWSWLTIAERIGGVVMGVLTFASNRSRHEEPWQEEEYDDEEQSDDVPVSLPAAQFESADDDVLLAKPRKISEPVTEALGDDPLLAKASAATAAAIAVTTQAAQQAPAAAQPGNSASVEPAPVPRSVEPVPASTFAPEPVTATPEPVVQSSTPRYRFEVPNEPVPSPFSPAEDDEGPSMGNWQDAAPSSAPLNTAAAASLAAGAIKTASSTSAYSPAFDIVPERDYNPQVKQGIGPELPRPNKVKLPTRRELASYGIKLPSQRMAEEQAKEAEQQQPEVTASYSATSHEDDVALQEAQLREAFQSQQQNRYGESWQNVAEPEDEDALQQAQLARQFADQQQQRYNEPAEKETPVFNLDTSSAFDFSPMKDLVDDSPSEPLFTLSAAPEAEEPAHWQQPEPSQPKPMPSLSEESSPWSSPEQEVYSAPAAPVKPAAPVQDSLFHPFLVRHEQPLERPSTPLPTLDLLTPPPSEEEPVDMFALEQTARLVEARLADYRVKAEVVGISPGPVITRFELDLAPGVKASRISNLSRDLARSLSAVAVRVVEVIPGKPYVGLELPNKHRQTVYLREVLDCPKFRENPSPLAVVLGKDIAGQPVVADLAKMPHLLVAGTTGSGKSVGVNTMIISMLYKATPEEVRFIMIDPKMLELSVYEGIPHLLTEVVTDMKDAANALRWSVGEMERRYKLMSALGVRNLAGYNEKIEQAAAMGRPIPDPFWKPGDSMDTTPPVLEKLPYIVVLVDEFADLMMAVGKKVEELIARLAQKARAAGIHLVLATQRPSVDVITGLIKANIPTRIAFTVSSKIDSRTILDQGGAESLLGMGDMLYMPPNSSMPVRVHGAFVRDQEVHAVVQDWKARGRPQYIESITAGEESEGAAGGMMGDEELDPLFDQAVSFVVEKRRASISGVQRQFRIGYNRAARIIEQMEAQGIVSEPGHNGNREVLSPPPHEM